One Polaribacter sp. KT25b DNA segment encodes these proteins:
- a CDS encoding MFS transporter, whose amino-acid sequence MLKIGDKKLINGWAFYDWANSVYSLVISTAVFPLYYSAVTDGKTVIFLGTEWNHPDSLYSYALSFSFLVVAFISPILSGIADYTGSKKKFMKFFCWLGGLSVASLYFFDGIDTVWIGIVFTILASIGFWASLVFYNAYLPEVAHPEQQDRASAKGFIYGYAGSVILLIINLIMIQKPDWFGIDASLASRISFLLVGIWWIGFAQITFKRLPNDIYNKKPEEDYIWRGFKELKIVAKEVMNYPTLKRFLISFFLLSIGVQTIILMAAIFGSSELGLPAINLIITILLVQIVAIIGAFVFSRLSEKWGNIKALKVTILIWMVVCFAAFMLDKKQENVAFYFYGLGVLLGFVQGAIQSLTRSTYSKLLPETEDHATYFSFYDVTEKIAIVLGTFVYGFLYSITDSMQWSVLCMAVFFLASFIILSSLKKTKYVQ is encoded by the coding sequence ATGTTAAAAATAGGAGATAAAAAATTAATAAATGGTTGGGCTTTTTATGATTGGGCAAATTCGGTATATTCTTTAGTTATAAGTACTGCAGTTTTTCCCTTGTATTATAGTGCAGTAACAGATGGTAAAACAGTTATTTTTCTAGGCACAGAATGGAATCATCCTGATAGTTTGTATAGTTATGCGTTGTCATTCTCATTTTTAGTTGTTGCATTTATTTCTCCAATTTTATCAGGAATTGCAGATTATACAGGAAGTAAGAAAAAGTTTATGAAGTTTTTCTGTTGGTTAGGAGGTTTGTCTGTGGCAAGTTTATATTTTTTTGATGGCATAGATACGGTTTGGATTGGTATTGTTTTTACCATTTTAGCAAGTATAGGATTTTGGGCAAGTTTAGTTTTTTACAATGCTTATTTACCAGAAGTTGCACATCCAGAACAACAAGATAGAGCAAGTGCAAAAGGTTTTATTTATGGATATGCAGGTTCTGTTATTTTACTGATAATCAATTTAATTATGATTCAGAAACCAGATTGGTTTGGTATAGATGCATCTTTGGCATCAAGAATTTCGTTTTTATTAGTTGGTATTTGGTGGATTGGTTTTGCGCAAATAACATTTAAAAGATTGCCAAATGATATTTATAATAAAAAACCTGAGGAAGATTATATTTGGAGAGGTTTTAAAGAATTAAAAATAGTTGCTAAAGAAGTAATGAATTATCCTACTTTAAAGCGTTTTTTAATCTCATTTTTCCTATTAAGTATTGGTGTACAAACTATTATTTTAATGGCGGCAATTTTTGGGTCAAGTGAATTAGGTTTACCAGCAATTAACTTAATTATAACTATTTTATTAGTACAAATTGTAGCAATTATTGGTGCATTTGTTTTTTCTAGACTTTCAGAAAAATGGGGAAATATAAAAGCACTTAAAGTTACCATTCTAATTTGGATGGTTGTTTGTTTTGCAGCTTTTATGCTCGATAAAAAGCAAGAAAATGTAGCGTTTTATTTCTACGGATTAGGAGTTTTATTGGGTTTTGTGCAAGGTGCAATTCAGTCTTTAACACGTTCTACGTATTCTAAATTATTACCAGAGACAGAAGATCATGCAACGTATTTTAGTTTTTATGATGTTACTGAAAAAATAGCAATTGTTTTAGGAACTTTTGTGTACGGATTTTTATATTCTATAACAGATTCTATGCAATGGAGTGTACTTTGTATGGCAGTTTTCTTTTTAGCTTCTTTTATCATTTTAAGTTCATTAAAGAAAACAAAATATGTACAATAA
- a CDS encoding TonB-dependent receptor, which produces MKTFIKLLLLVAVFSANAQNSISGKITDNNNNPLSEVGIYAQEIHKGTTTNEDGTYVIKNIPNGKLKITFTYLGYKSVTKTIVITSKNEILNIQLEDSSFEMDEIIISTPFNKLQSDNVMKVERLSAESIKKMGATTLAEGITNIAGVSQISTGSSIGKPVIRGLSGNRVLVYTQGIRLENQQFGGEHGLGINDAGISSVEVIKGPASLLYGSDALGGVLYLNPERFASENQKEINFSQKYFSNTLGSNTSVGLKTSKENWKFLARGTYASHSDYTIPTDERVTNTRFNEKDFKTGIAYSKNKFTSEIRYNFNNSQLGLTEGIADQSTSKSLLEPYQVIDNHILSAHNHIFFGNSKLDIDLGYTFNDRQEFEEHEEHDDGEEDEEHEEHEEAALRMKLKTYSYNAKYHFPKTGNFEILSGVQGLHQTNTNFGEEILIPNAIINDFGIFTTANYAWNKSTLQAGIRFDNRNISTESHEVAHEDEIHVFNAIDKSFNSFTTSLGFKTSFTDFFTTRINLATGFRAPNLAELTSNGVHHGTNRFEEGNNNLSNEKNTQIDVSLEYKTEHFEFFANGFYNHLNDYIFLNPTGEIEDENPVYTYVQENAKLYGGEFGFHLHPHPIDWLHLESTFETVTGKQSSGDYLPLIPANTWKNTFRTEFNIKNWLQKGYTSLSLQSTFNQNNVSVFETETPSYNLVNLGFGGDVVLGKTTFTTSISVNNLFDKEYINHLSRLKADGILNQGRNIVVGVNFVL; this is translated from the coding sequence ATGAAAACATTTATAAAATTGCTACTTTTAGTAGCAGTATTTTCTGCGAATGCACAAAACAGTATTTCAGGAAAAATAACAGATAACAACAATAACCCATTATCTGAAGTAGGAATTTATGCTCAAGAAATTCATAAAGGAACAACTACAAATGAAGATGGAACTTATGTAATAAAGAATATTCCTAATGGAAAATTAAAAATTACTTTTACCTATTTAGGATACAAATCGGTAACAAAAACAATTGTAATAACTTCTAAAAATGAAATCCTAAATATTCAATTAGAAGATTCTTCTTTTGAAATGGATGAAATTATTATTTCTACTCCTTTTAATAAGTTACAATCTGATAATGTAATGAAAGTTGAAAGATTATCAGCAGAATCTATTAAAAAAATGGGAGCTACAACACTTGCTGAAGGCATCACAAATATTGCTGGAGTTTCTCAAATTTCTACAGGAAGTTCTATCGGAAAACCTGTAATTAGAGGATTGAGTGGTAATAGAGTTTTAGTGTATACACAAGGAATTCGTTTAGAAAATCAGCAATTTGGTGGCGAACATGGTTTGGGAATTAACGATGCAGGAATTAGCAGTGTTGAAGTAATAAAAGGGCCAGCTTCTCTTCTTTATGGTTCTGATGCTTTAGGTGGAGTTTTGTATTTAAATCCAGAAAGATTTGCATCAGAAAATCAAAAAGAAATTAATTTTAGTCAAAAATATTTTAGTAATACTTTAGGTAGCAATACTTCTGTTGGATTAAAAACGTCTAAAGAAAATTGGAAATTTTTAGCCAGAGGAACGTATGCTTCTCATTCTGATTATACAATTCCTACGGATGAAAGAGTAACAAATACTCGTTTTAATGAAAAAGATTTTAAAACAGGAATTGCATATTCTAAAAATAAATTCACATCAGAAATTCGTTATAATTTTAACAATTCTCAATTAGGTTTAACAGAAGGAATTGCTGATCAATCTACTAGTAAATCTCTTTTAGAACCATATCAAGTTATTGATAATCATATATTAAGTGCTCATAATCATATCTTTTTTGGTAATTCTAAATTAGATATCGATTTAGGATATACTTTTAATGACCGACAAGAATTTGAAGAACACGAAGAGCATGATGATGGCGAAGAGGATGAAGAACATGAGGAACATGAAGAAGCTGCTTTAAGAATGAAATTAAAAACATATTCTTATAATGCCAAATATCATTTTCCTAAAACTGGAAATTTTGAAATTCTTTCTGGTGTACAAGGATTACATCAAACAAATACAAATTTTGGCGAAGAAATATTAATTCCTAATGCAATTATTAATGATTTTGGAATTTTTACAACTGCAAATTATGCGTGGAATAAAAGTACATTACAAGCAGGAATTCGTTTTGATAATAGAAATATAAGCACAGAAAGTCATGAAGTTGCTCATGAAGATGAAATTCATGTTTTTAATGCTATTGATAAATCTTTCAATAGTTTTACAACTTCTTTAGGATTTAAAACTTCTTTCACAGATTTTTTTACAACTAGAATAAATTTAGCAACTGGTTTTAGAGCACCAAATTTAGCGGAATTAACATCTAATGGAGTTCATCATGGAACCAATAGGTTTGAAGAAGGAAATAATAATTTATCAAATGAGAAAAACACTCAAATTGATGTTTCTTTAGAATATAAAACTGAACATTTTGAGTTTTTTGCTAACGGATTTTACAATCATTTAAATGATTATATTTTTTTAAATCCTACAGGAGAAATTGAAGATGAAAATCCTGTTTATACGTATGTGCAAGAAAATGCAAAATTATACGGTGGTGAATTTGGTTTCCATTTACACCCACATCCAATTGATTGGTTGCATTTAGAAAGTACTTTTGAAACAGTTACTGGTAAACAAAGTAGTGGTGATTATTTACCATTGATTCCCGCAAATACTTGGAAAAATACATTTAGAACAGAATTTAATATCAAAAATTGGTTGCAAAAAGGATATACTTCATTGAGTTTACAAAGCACTTTTAATCAAAATAACGTTAGTGTTTTTGAAACAGAAACTCCTAGTTACAATTTAGTAAACTTAGGTTTTGGAGGTGATGTTGTACTTGGAAAAACAACGTTTACCACATCAATTTCTGTAAATAATTTGTTTGATAAAGAATACATTAATCATTTGTCTCGTTTAAAAGCAGATGGAATTTTAAATCAAGGAAGAAATATAGTTGTAGGTGTTAATTTTGTTTTATAA
- the ffh gene encoding signal recognition particle protein, with protein sequence MFNNLSDKLDKALHTLKGHGKITEVNVAETLKEVRRALLDADVNFKIAKEFTKKVQTQAIGQDVLTTLNPGQLMVKLVKDQLTELMGGETVGVNLGGSPTVILMSGLQGSGKTTFSGKLANYLKTKKSKQVLLVGCDVYRPAAINQLQVVGEQIDVDVYAEVGNNNPVEISLNAIKHAKAKGKNVVIIDTAGRLAVDDAMMTEISNIHKAVNPQETLFVVDSMTGQDAVNTAKAFNDILNFNGVVLTKLDGDTRGGAALSIKSVVDKPIKFIGTGEKMDAIDVFHPDRMADRILGMGDVISLVERAQDQYDEEEARKLQKKIAKNQFGFDDFLSQIQQIKKMGSMKDLVGMIPGAGKAMKDVDIDDDAFKGIEAIIHSMTPSERSTPTTINASRKKRIAKGSGTSIQEVNQLMKQFNQMSKMMKMMQGGGGKKMMQMMQGMK encoded by the coding sequence ATGTTTAATAATTTAAGCGATAAATTAGATAAAGCCTTACACACCTTAAAAGGTCATGGTAAAATTACAGAAGTAAACGTTGCAGAAACGTTAAAAGAAGTTAGAAGAGCACTTTTAGATGCCGATGTTAACTTTAAAATTGCCAAAGAATTTACTAAAAAAGTACAAACACAAGCTATTGGTCAAGATGTATTAACTACCTTGAATCCAGGGCAATTAATGGTAAAGTTAGTTAAAGATCAACTAACGGAATTAATGGGTGGCGAAACTGTTGGCGTAAATTTAGGAGGCTCGCCAACTGTAATTTTAATGTCTGGTTTACAAGGTTCTGGTAAAACTACTTTTTCAGGAAAATTAGCAAATTACTTAAAAACTAAAAAATCTAAACAAGTTCTTTTAGTTGGTTGTGATGTTTACAGACCAGCCGCTATAAATCAATTACAAGTTGTAGGTGAACAAATTGATGTTGATGTTTATGCAGAGGTTGGTAATAACAATCCTGTAGAAATTTCTTTAAATGCTATAAAACACGCCAAAGCAAAAGGCAAAAATGTTGTTATTATTGATACTGCTGGTCGTTTGGCTGTAGATGATGCCATGATGACAGAAATCTCTAATATTCATAAAGCTGTAAATCCACAAGAAACTTTATTTGTGGTAGATTCTATGACTGGACAAGATGCTGTAAATACTGCTAAAGCATTTAATGATATTTTAAATTTTAATGGTGTTGTACTTACAAAATTAGATGGTGATACGCGTGGTGGAGCTGCTTTATCCATAAAATCTGTTGTTGATAAACCTATAAAGTTTATTGGTACAGGAGAAAAAATGGATGCAATTGATGTTTTTCATCCAGATAGAATGGCAGACAGAATATTGGGAATGGGAGATGTTATTTCTCTTGTTGAGCGTGCTCAAGATCAATATGATGAAGAAGAAGCTAGAAAATTACAAAAAAAGATTGCTAAAAATCAATTTGGTTTTGATGACTTTTTAAGTCAGATTCAACAAATTAAAAAGATGGGAAGCATGAAAGATTTAGTTGGTATGATTCCTGGCGCTGGTAAAGCAATGAAAGATGTTGATATTGATGATGATGCTTTTAAAGGTATTGAAGCAATTATACATTCTATGACGCCAAGTGAAAGAAGTACGCCAACAACTATAAATGCAAGTAGAAAAAAGAGAATTGCAAAAGGATCTGGAACTAGCATTCAAGAAGTAAATCAATTGATGAAGCAATTTAATCAAATGAGTAAAATGATGAAGATGATGCAAGGAGGAGGAGGCAAAAAAATGATGCAAATGATGCAAGGAATGAAATAA
- a CDS encoding DinB family protein yields the protein MQYKTVHISEKNLDTLVLPHPLMGKMTVREIIMWTAYHTEHHTKTLQNLY from the coding sequence TTGCAATATAAAACAGTTCATATTAGCGAAAAAAACTTAGACACATTAGTGCTTCCACATCCATTAATGGGTAAAATGACTGTTAGAGAAATTATTATGTGGACGGCTTATCATACTGAGCATCACACAAAAACTTTACAAAATTTATATTAA
- a CDS encoding YfcC family protein, which produces MKKIKFPSAQTVLLLIAAFVALLTWCVPSGQYDRLAYNKDDNSFIKTSQEGSIILEASQKTLDDLEVKIPLEKFTSGAIYKAISIPGTYQKLEAKPQGFIEFILAPLKGIIAVADIIILVLFIGGLVAIVNFTGAFEAGISRLSNVLKGKEYILIIVVTTLIALGGTTFGLAEETIAFYPILIPIFIAAKYDAIVALACIYIGSSIGTMVSTINPFSTIIASNSAGINWTTGIEGRVVMLLIGLIICILYIIRYAQKVKKDPSKSIIFDQKESIEKRFSYQDSLEKINFTFRLKLVLTIFILCFIIMVYGVSNLDWWFLEMTGVFFVGALLIGFICRINETVFVDTFIKGANELLSVAFIIGLARGVTILMEDGLISDTLLFYASSFTEGMNKGLFINSMLFVYSGLSFFIPSSSGMAVLTMPILSPLADTVSLGREHIVNTYLLGMGLFNFINPTGLILASLAIVKIGYDKWLKFVIPLVLILTLVSMIFLTISVYI; this is translated from the coding sequence ATGAAAAAAATAAAATTTCCAAGCGCACAAACAGTTTTGTTATTAATAGCTGCTTTTGTTGCGCTTTTAACTTGGTGTGTTCCTTCTGGACAATATGACAGATTAGCTTATAATAAAGACGATAATAGTTTTATAAAAACGAGTCAGGAAGGATCAATTATTTTAGAAGCATCGCAAAAAACATTAGATGATTTAGAGGTTAAAATTCCGTTAGAAAAATTCACCTCTGGCGCCATTTATAAAGCAATTAGTATTCCTGGAACTTATCAAAAATTAGAAGCCAAACCTCAAGGGTTTATCGAATTTATTTTAGCGCCTTTAAAAGGGATTATAGCAGTTGCTGATATAATTATTTTGGTTTTATTTATTGGAGGTTTAGTTGCAATTGTAAATTTTACAGGTGCTTTTGAAGCAGGAATTTCTAGACTTTCCAATGTCTTAAAGGGCAAAGAATATATTCTTATAATTGTAGTAACAACCTTGATTGCTTTAGGCGGAACGACTTTTGGTTTGGCCGAAGAAACAATTGCCTTCTACCCTATTTTAATTCCTATTTTTATTGCTGCAAAATACGATGCAATTGTAGCTTTAGCATGTATTTATATTGGTTCTTCTATTGGTACAATGGTTTCTACTATAAATCCTTTTAGTACAATTATTGCATCAAATTCTGCCGGAATTAATTGGACTACAGGAATTGAAGGAAGAGTTGTAATGCTTTTAATTGGATTGATTATTTGTATTTTATACATTATAAGATATGCTCAAAAAGTTAAAAAAGATCCATCAAAATCTATCATTTTTGATCAAAAAGAAAGCATTGAAAAAAGATTTTCTTATCAAGATTCATTAGAAAAAATTAACTTTACTTTTCGCTTAAAATTAGTATTAACCATTTTTATTTTATGTTTTATAATTATGGTTTATGGTGTTAGCAATCTAGATTGGTGGTTTTTAGAAATGACAGGAGTTTTCTTTGTTGGCGCACTTTTAATAGGATTTATTTGCAGAATAAATGAAACTGTTTTTGTGGATACTTTTATAAAAGGAGCTAACGAATTATTAAGTGTTGCATTTATTATTGGATTGGCAAGAGGTGTTACTATTTTAATGGAAGATGGTTTAATTAGTGATACTTTACTGTTTTATGCTAGCTCATTTACAGAAGGAATGAACAAAGGTTTGTTTATTAACTCGATGCTTTTTGTGTATAGTGGATTGTCGTTTTTTATTCCTTCATCATCTGGAATGGCAGTTTTAACAATGCCCATTTTGTCTCCTTTAGCAGATACGGTTTCATTAGGTAGAGAACATATTGTAAACACGTATCTTTTAGGAATGGGGTTATTTAATTTTATAAATCCTACGGGATTAATTTTGGCTTCACTTGCAATTGTAAAAATTGGATATGATAAATGGTTGAAATTTGTAATTCCTTTAGTGCTCATTTTAACTTTAGTTTCTATGATCTTTTTAACCATTTCTGTTTATATCTAA
- a CDS encoding TerC family protein translates to MEIFLHADTWVALVTLTFLEIILGIDNIIFISITANKLPKNQVRKATLLGLALAMVTRILLLFSISYLIALKDPFFEIDLGWFKTALTGQSIILFLGGLFLLYKSTKEIRQKVENTNEEHVLKTPKVISFKSVIIQIILIDIVFSFDSILTAVGMTNGIHGALLIMIIAVIISIVIMMIFSNPISNFVNNNPTIQMLALAFLILIGFMLITEAAHLSHTEIFNKTVGAIPKGYLYFAIAFSLGVEMLNLKMRKK, encoded by the coding sequence ATGGAAATATTTTTACACGCAGATACTTGGGTAGCATTAGTGACATTAACTTTTTTAGAGATAATTTTAGGTATAGATAATATTATTTTTATTTCTATAACCGCAAATAAATTACCCAAAAATCAAGTAAGAAAAGCAACTCTTTTAGGTTTGGCTTTAGCAATGGTAACTAGAATTTTATTACTTTTTAGTATCTCTTATTTAATTGCTTTAAAAGATCCGTTTTTTGAAATAGATTTAGGTTGGTTTAAAACTGCGTTAACTGGGCAAAGTATCATATTATTTTTAGGTGGTTTATTTTTACTCTATAAAAGTACTAAAGAAATTCGTCAAAAAGTAGAAAACACAAATGAAGAACATGTGCTAAAAACACCTAAAGTAATTTCTTTTAAAAGTGTTATAATTCAGATTATTTTAATTGATATTGTTTTTTCTTTTGATAGTATTTTAACTGCTGTTGGAATGACAAATGGTATTCATGGTGCTTTATTGATTATGATTATTGCTGTAATAATTTCTATTGTTATTATGATGATTTTCTCTAATCCTATAAGTAATTTTGTAAACAACAACCCAACTATACAGATGTTGGCTTTAGCTTTTTTAATTTTAATTGGCTTTATGCTAATTACAGAAGCAGCTCATTTATCGCACACAGAAATTTTTAACAAAACTGTAGGCGCAATTCCAAAAGGTTATTTGTACTTTGCGATCGCATTTTCTTTAGGTGTAGAAATGTTAAATTTAAAAATGCGTAAAAAATAG
- a CDS encoding adenylosuccinate lyase → MSIFFVTEQLNNMENPKRENRERVANIVLADQKLFKDLVTITFDVENKVSIKAAWILEWICNHHQLNWILPHLKEFSTKISNLKFDSAIRPCAKICELLANAYFAKNDNEIKNQLTTKHIDSIVETGFDWLITPQKIAVRAYTMNTLYFFGLQKDWIHPELKHLIETKIIHESKGCKARGKYILQMIEKHENSAS, encoded by the coding sequence ATGAGCATCTTTTTTGTTACAGAACAACTCAATAATATGGAAAATCCTAAAAGAGAAAACCGAGAAAGAGTTGCAAATATTGTTTTAGCAGATCAAAAATTATTTAAAGATTTAGTTACGATTACTTTTGATGTTGAAAATAAAGTATCTATAAAAGCTGCTTGGATTTTAGAATGGATTTGTAATCATCATCAATTAAATTGGATTTTACCACATTTAAAAGAATTCTCTACAAAAATTTCTAATTTAAAATTTGATAGTGCAATAAGACCTTGCGCTAAAATTTGTGAACTTTTAGCAAATGCTTATTTTGCTAAAAATGATAATGAGATTAAAAATCAACTTACCACAAAACACATTGATTCAATTGTAGAAACTGGATTTGATTGGTTAATTACTCCGCAAAAAATTGCAGTTAGAGCTTATACAATGAACACTTTATATTTCTTTGGATTACAAAAAGATTGGATTCATCCAGAATTAAAACATCTAATAGAAACAAAAATAATACACGAAAGTAAAGGCTGTAAAGCACGTGGAAAATACATCTTACAAATGATAGAAAAACATGAGAATTCTGCTTCATAA
- a CDS encoding M48 family metalloprotease yields MKKIIVLIVAVFLFSECSTVPITGRKRVNLVSDAQVLPASFAQYQGFLEENKLSSNSKMTNQVKEVGKNISAAVDRFMRANNMTSEADSYKWEFNLVEDATVNAWCMPGGKVVFYTGIMPICANDNGVAAVMGHEVAHAFAKHGQERMTNSYGQQIGGLLVALGTSNKSAESQQMWNTAFGVGSGLGMLKFSRVHEQEADRLGLVFMIMAGYDGTEAAEVWVRMSANSGGSSQPEILSTHPSNESRIQDLRSYLPTAKKYAAEYNVKGNLLMKN; encoded by the coding sequence ATGAAAAAAATAATAGTTTTAATAGTCGCAGTTTTTCTTTTTTCAGAATGTAGTACTGTGCCAATTACTGGTAGAAAACGAGTTAATCTTGTAAGTGATGCGCAAGTTTTACCCGCTAGTTTTGCTCAATATCAAGGGTTTTTAGAAGAAAATAAACTTTCTTCTAATAGCAAAATGACAAATCAAGTAAAAGAAGTTGGTAAAAATATTTCTGCTGCAGTAGATCGTTTTATGAGAGCAAATAATATGACATCAGAAGCAGATTCTTATAAATGGGAATTTAATTTAGTAGAAGACGCAACTGTAAATGCATGGTGTATGCCAGGAGGAAAAGTTGTTTTCTATACAGGAATTATGCCAATTTGTGCAAATGATAATGGAGTTGCTGCAGTTATGGGGCACGAAGTTGCGCATGCATTTGCTAAACATGGTCAAGAAAGAATGACAAATTCTTATGGACAACAAATAGGAGGTTTATTAGTTGCTTTAGGAACGTCAAATAAAAGTGCAGAATCTCAACAAATGTGGAATACAGCTTTTGGTGTAGGCTCTGGTTTAGGAATGTTAAAGTTTAGTAGAGTTCATGAGCAAGAAGCAGACAGATTAGGGTTGGTTTTTATGATTATGGCTGGTTATGATGGTACAGAAGCTGCTGAAGTTTGGGTAAGAATGAGTGCAAATTCTGGTGGAAGTTCTCAACCAGAAATTTTAAGTACACACCCTTCAAATGAATCTAGAATACAAGATTTAAGAAGTTATTTACCAACTGCTAAAAAATATGCAGCAGAATATAATGTAAAAGGTAATTTACTTATGAAAAATTAG
- the purB gene encoding adenylosuccinate lyase, protein MELSQLNAISPIDGRYRNKISKLADYFSEEALIKYRVRVEIEYFIALCEIPLPQLADFNNDLFADLRKIYTDFTTEDAQKIKDIESITNHDVKAVEYFIKEKFDALGLQKHKEFIHFGLTSQDINNTAVPLSIKEAMNDVYVPHYFELLEKLQELVIEWKDISMLARTHGQPASPTRLGKEIEVFVVRLKEQFNLLNDIPSAAKFGGATGNYNAHKVAYPTIDWKEFGSKFVQEKLGLYHSFPTTQIEHYDHLAALFDTLKRINTIILDLDRDFWTYVSTDYFKQKIKAGEVGSSAMPHKVNPIDFENSEGNLGLANAIFEHLSAKLPVSRLQRDLTDSTVLRNVGVPFGHTIIAFTSTLKGLNKLLLNKQKFEDDLENNWAVVAEAIQTILRREAYPNPYEALKGLTRTNAKINQKSIADFIDTLEVSSEIKAELKAITPSNYTGI, encoded by the coding sequence ATGGAATTATCACAATTAAATGCCATCTCTCCTATTGATGGACGTTATAGAAATAAAATATCAAAATTAGCAGACTATTTTTCTGAAGAAGCTTTAATAAAATATAGAGTTCGCGTAGAAATTGAATATTTTATTGCTTTGTGCGAAATTCCTTTGCCACAATTAGCTGATTTTAACAACGATTTATTTGCTGATTTACGTAAAATTTATACTGATTTTACAACTGAAGATGCTCAAAAAATAAAAGATATTGAAAGCATTACAAATCATGATGTAAAAGCTGTTGAATATTTTATCAAAGAAAAATTTGACGCTTTAGGTTTACAAAAACATAAAGAATTTATCCACTTCGGATTAACTTCTCAAGACATTAATAACACAGCAGTTCCTTTATCAATTAAAGAAGCTATGAATGATGTGTATGTTCCTCATTATTTTGAACTTTTAGAAAAATTACAAGAATTAGTAATTGAATGGAAAGACATTTCTATGTTGGCAAGAACTCATGGTCAGCCTGCATCACCAACAAGATTAGGAAAGGAAATTGAAGTTTTTGTGGTTCGTTTAAAAGAACAATTTAATTTATTAAATGACATACCAAGTGCTGCTAAATTTGGTGGTGCAACAGGTAATTATAATGCACATAAAGTTGCGTATCCAACAATTGATTGGAAAGAATTTGGAAGTAAATTTGTACAAGAAAAGTTAGGTTTATACCATTCTTTTCCAACAACACAAATAGAACATTACGATCATTTAGCGGCTTTATTTGATACTTTAAAACGTATTAATACCATCATTTTAGATTTAGACAGAGATTTCTGGACATACGTTTCTACAGATTATTTTAAACAAAAAATTAAAGCTGGCGAAGTTGGTTCTTCTGCTATGCCACATAAAGTAAATCCTATTGATTTTGAAAATTCTGAAGGAAATTTAGGGTTGGCAAATGCAATTTTTGAACATTTATCAGCAAAATTACCAGTTTCTAGATTACAGCGCGATTTAACGGATAGTACAGTTTTACGTAATGTTGGTGTGCCTTTTGGACATACAATTATTGCTTTTACATCAACCTTAAAAGGATTGAACAAATTATTGTTGAACAAACAAAAATTTGAAGATGATTTAGAAAATAATTGGGCTGTTGTTGCAGAAGCAATTCAGACGATTTTAAGACGTGAAGCATATCCAAATCCTTATGAAGCTTTAAAAGGATTGACGAGAACTAATGCTAAAATCAATCAAAAATCAATTGCAGATTTTATTGATACTTTAGAAGTTTCATCAGAAATTAAAGCAGAACTAAAAGCAATTACACCATCAAATTATACAGGAATTTAA
- the msrB gene encoding peptide-methionine (R)-S-oxide reductase MsrB has product MKKLASILVLFLMISCVGNAQNSSKEKKIYKIVKTDIEWKELLSPLQYNVLREAGTERAFSSDLNNNHKKGTYVCAACKTALYKSDHKYDSGSGWPSFDRAIKGNVELDIDYKIGYARTELKCTTCGGHLGHSFDDGPRKTTGKRHCINGAALEFVPEK; this is encoded by the coding sequence ATGAAAAAACTAGCAAGTATTCTTGTCTTATTTTTGATGATAAGTTGTGTAGGAAATGCACAAAACTCATCCAAAGAAAAGAAAATATATAAAATTGTTAAAACAGATATTGAATGGAAAGAACTACTTTCTCCCCTACAATATAATGTTTTAAGAGAAGCTGGAACAGAAAGAGCTTTTTCTAGTGATTTGAATAATAATCATAAAAAAGGAACTTATGTTTGTGCTGCATGTAAAACTGCTTTGTACAAATCTGACCATAAATACGATTCTGGTTCTGGTTGGCCTTCATTTGATAGAGCAATAAAAGGAAATGTTGAATTAGACATCGATTACAAAATTGGTTATGCAAGAACTGAATTAAAATGTACTACTTGTGGTGGACATTTAGGACATTCTTTTGATGATGGACCAAGAAAAACTACAGGAAAGCGACATTGTATAAACGGAGCTGCATTAGAATTTGTTCCAGAAAAATAA